The Myxococcus virescens genomic interval TGGCAGAACGAGCTGCGCGAGGAGCTGACGGAGCGAGACCACCCCGCGGCCACCTTCTGGGAGAAGCACGGGACCACCGCAGGCGCGGCGGTGACACTGCCCTTTGAGGGGCACGCGAACGCGGCGCAGGCGTTCGACCCGGCGTCGCTCGAGTTGGCGCTGAACGGCGAGCGGCTGTCGCGGCTCGACGCGGCGGCGCGCGAGCTGGGGTGCTCCCTTGAGGGCCTGCTGCTCGCCACCTGGAGCGCGGAGCTCTGGAAGCTGACCGGCCAGACGGACTTCGTGCTGGGCCTTCAGAGCGACGGACGCGAGCACGAGGAACTGGCGGAAGTGGTCGGCCCCCTCTCCCGCTGGGTGCCGCTCCGCGTCCGCCTCGACGCGGCCCAACCGCTGGGCGAGCTGGCCCTCCAGCTCCAGCAGGCGCAGCGCGAGGCGCTGGAGTGGCAACGGTACTATGTCTGGCCTGCCGCGGATGGTGAGCGCGTCCCCGGCCGGGACTTCCCCGCCATCGGCTTCCGCTGGGAGGACTTGCCGGAGACGCCGCACGCGGGCGCGGGTGTGCTCCGACTCGAATCGGCGCGCGCCTACGTGGATCAATCCAAGCTGTGCCTCTGCTGCGTGCGGACGCGCTCCACGCTCACGCTCGAACTCCAGTACGATCGAAGCCGCTTCCCGCCCGCAGCCGCTGAACAGGTGATTGGGCAACTCGAGGCGCTCCTGGAGCAGATCGCCGGCTCGCCGCGGGCGCGGTTGGATGGCTTGGATGCGGTGAGCCCACGCGAGCGGGCACGGTTGCTGGTGGACTTCAACGCCACGGCCCGGGAGTACCCGGCGCGCTGCGTCCACACCTGGATGGAAGAGCAGGCCGCACGCCATCCGGACCGGGTGGCGCTCGTCTACGAGGAGCGCACGCTCACCTACGCGCAGCTCGACGCGTGGGCCAACCGGGTGGCGCACGCGCTCCGCCGCCGGGGCGTGGGGCCGGAGATGCGTGTGGGGCTGTACCTCAACCGCTCGCTCGAAATCATGGTGGGAATCCTGGCCGTCCTGAAGTCTGGCGCGGCCTACGTCCCGCTCGATCCGGGCCAACCCCGGCAACGGCTTGCCGGGTTGCTCGACGACATCCAGGCGAAGGTCCTCCTCACCCAGAGACGGTTGCGCGAAACCGTCCCCGAGGCCGAGGGCCGCGAGGTGCTGTGCCTCGACGAAGAGGCCACGTTCGCCGGGGAACCCACCCGTGCCCCGCCCTGCGGAGCCCTTCCGGAGCACCCGGCGTACGTCCTCTTCACCTCCGGCTCTACCGGCCGCCCCAAGGGTGTCGTCGTCGAGCACCGGCAACTCCACAACTATGTTGCGAGCGTGATGGAGCGGCTGGACCTGCCCGAAGGCGCGGCCTACGCCACCGTCTCCACCTTCTCGGCGGACCTCGGCAATACCGTCATCTTCCCCGCGCTCTGCCTCGGCGGAACCCTTCACGTCATCTCCGCCGAGCGCGTGTCGGATCCAGCGGCCTTCGTGGAGTACCTCCAGCGCAACCCGATTGACGTGCTCAAGATTGTCCCCAGCCACCTGCGCGCGCTCGCGAGCGCAGGCACCGCCGGGGCGCTCCTCCCGCGTCAGCGGCTCATCCTGGGCGGCGAGGCGACGCCCCGCGCGTGGGCCGAAGAACTGCAAGCCCAGGCGCCCGGGTGCCGTATCTACAACCACTACGGGCCCACGGAGACGACGGTGGGCGTGATGACGTTCCATCTGGATCCGTCGCGACCACTCGCCGAGCTCAGCACCCTCCCGCTCGAGCGCCCCATCGACAACACCCAGGTCTACGTGCTCGACGCGAGGCTGCGGCCCGTCGCGGTGGGAATGTCGGGCGAACTCTACGTCGGTGGTGCCGCGCTCGCCCGGGGGTACCTGAACCGCCCAGACCTGACCGCGCAATCGTTCGTGCCCAATCCCTTCAGCGCCACGCCCGGTACGCGGATGTACCGGACAGGGGATCTCGCCCGTCACCTGCCCGACGGCACCCTGGAGCACCTCGGGCGGGCGGACAACCAGGTGAAGTACCACGGCTACCGCATCGAGCTGAACGAGCTGCGCCACGCGCTCAATCAGCACCCTCAGGTGCGCGACAGCGTGATGATGCTGAAACGGGACACGAACGGTAACGAGGTGCTCGTCGCCTACTACGTCTCGCGCCAGGAGCAGGAGCACGCTCAACTCCGGGCCTTCCTCGCGGAGCGGCTCATCGAGGAGGTGCTCCCGAACGTCTACGTCCACCTGAAGAAGCTGCCGCTCACCCTGAATGGGAAGGTCAACCACGAGGCCCTCCCCTCCCTGGAGGAGGCGCGGCGGAGGCAGCGCAGCCAACTCGTCGCCCCCCGGACGCCCGTGGAAGCCACCCTGGCGGACATCTGGTGCCAGGTCCTGAACCTGAAGGAGGTGTCCGTCACCGACAACTTCTTCAGCGTCGGCGGGGACTCGATTCTGGGGATCCTCGTCGTTTCGAAAGCCGACCAGGCGGGACTCAAGCTGACCCCGCGGCAGCTCTTCAAGCACCAGACAATCGCCGAGCTGGCCAGCGTCGCGGCCCAGGCACCTGCCTCTCCCGACGACGAAGGGCCGGTCAGCGGGCCCCTGCCGCTGACCCAGATCCAGCGCTGGTTCCTGGAGCAGGAAGTACCGGACCTGGATGGCTGGGGCATTGTCGTACCACTCGAAGCGCGGCAACCCCTGGACCCGTCCAGGCTCCAACAAGCATTGACCGCGCTGCTGAACCACCACGACGTGCTCCGGCTCCGGGTGACACGCAATGGCTCCGGCTGGGAAGCCCACATGGCCCCGCCTGGCGCACCGATGCCGTTCACTCGGATTGACCTCGCTTCGGTCCCTGACGCCTTGCTCGAGGAGCGATTCCAAGCGCTCGGGCATGAACTCCAGGCGAAGCTCCGGTTGGACGGGGGCCCCGTGGTGGTGACCGCCCTGCTCGAGCTGGGCCCCCACCGCCCGAGCCGGCTGATGATCGCCGCGCACCGGCTCGTGGTGGACGGCGTTTCCTGGCGCGTCCTCTTCGAACAGCTCCAGCTCGCCTATGAGCAGCTCGGAGGAGGCAGCGAATGCAAGCTGCCGCCCAGGACCACCTCGGTCCGCGCATGGCTCGAGCGCCTCCAGGGCTACGCGGACTCGCCCCGGCTGCGGGAGGAACTCGCGCACTGGACCGCGCAGGAGAAGGAGCAACCCTGGCCGCTTCCAGTGGAGCGCCCGGGGCCCCTGGTTCCCACGAGCCTGGAGCGGGAACTCACACACGCCCTGTCGTCTGAAGAGAGCCGGCTCCTGCTCAACGAGCTGCCCGAGGCCTACCGGTGTGAGATTGGCGAGCTGCTGATCGCCACCCTCGCCTGGACCCTGCACGAGTGGACGGGTCATCCGGAAGTGCTGCTGGACATCGAAGGCCACGGGCGCGAGGACGTCTTCGAGGACGTCGATCTCTCCCGAACGGTGGGCTGGCTCACCTCGCTGTACCCGGTGCGGCTCACGCCGGAACGGGTGGGGCCCAGCGCCACCGTGCGGACGGTGAAGGAGCAGCTCCGGTCCGTCCCGAACCGGGGCCTGGGCTACGGAGTGCTGCGCTACCTCTCACCCGACGCGGAGCTTCGCGCCCGGCTGGCGCGTGCGCCCCAGGCCGAAGTGCTCTTCCGGTACGTGGGGCAGTACCACCTCGCGGGCCCGTGGTTCACCGTGCTGGACCACCCGGAGCAACGGGCCCCCACGCGCCAGCACAAGCTGGCGGTGATTGCCCGCGTGGCGGACGGGCAGCTCCATGTCACCTGGTACTTCAGCACCGACATGTATGAGACCACCACCGTGGAGCGGCTCTCCGCTCGGTACCTGGACACGCTCCGGACGTTGCTCGCGGAGCGCGGGGTTCCCGAGCGACAGGTCCTCGCGCCGTCAGACTTCCCACTGGCCGGGTTGGACCAGTCGAAGTTGGACAAGCTGCTGGGCAAGCTCAAGAAGTAGCGCCGGGTGATGTACCTCTTCCGGAGGCCGCGCCCTCCGGAACGCGTTGCCGGAAGCGTCCTTGTCCGGTGGCGCGGTGAACTCTTAATCTCGCGTGGGCACTGCCGCATCGCCGGTGGCGCCTCTCGCACGGTACGACGTGGCCCCTCCCTCCCCCTCCTCGTGGTACGGCGCGCTTCGGCCCTGGCTGCTCGGATTGGGGCTCACCCTGGTGGTCGTCGCGCTCCAGGCCGAAGCGATCCGGACACCCCGTCCCCTCACCGCGGACGCACCGTCCACCGAGTTCTCCGAAGCGCGTGCCCAACGCGTCATGCGGCACCTGGCAGATGGCATCGGCCGGCGCATCCCCGGCACCCCTGCCCACCAGGAGGCCGCCTCCTACCTGGCCGGCGTGCTGCGCGAGCTTCCGCGCCTCGAGGTCGAGATTCAGGAGGCGGAGGGCGTCTATCTCGATGACGACACCCTCGTTGCCTACACCGTCCGGAACGTGGTGGCCCGCTTGCCGGGACGCAGGCCGGATGCGGTGCTCCTCTCGGCCCATTACGACACCTCCCCCGAAGGCACCGGAGCAGCGGACGACGCGCTCGGCATCGCCGCGATGGTTGAGGTCGCGCGCGCACTCGCGAACGGACCGGAGCTCGAGAACACGGTCGTCTTCAATCTCAATGGGGCCGAGGAGTATGGCCTGCTCGGCGCGGCCGGTTTCATGCAGCACCGGTGGGCGAGCCAGGTCCGCACCTTCCTGAACCTCGAGGCCACCGGGCTGGGCGGCCGGGCCATCCTCTTCCAGGCCGGGCCGGACGCATCCTGGCTCCTGGAGGCCTATGCCCGGGCCGTGCCCCAACCGTTCGGCGACGTGCTGGGCCAGGACCTCTTCCAGCATCGACTGGTTCCGGCGGGCACCGACGGCCACGTGTACCGCAGCGCGGGCATCTCCGGATTGGATCTCGCCCTCTTCCGGGACGGCTATGCGGTGCACTCCCCGTTGGATCGGCCCGAGCGGGTAGAACCCGGAAGCCTTCA includes:
- a CDS encoding non-ribosomal peptide synthetase, translating into MSIEAYRLSPQQLRLWRLHGQHQTLRVQALMRLEGAPQPGALEHAVARLVARHEPLRTRFPSLPGLDAPVQEVMTSGEVTWDRVDFRTFPAATREERALAHFQQMGQRPFELGTGPVLRVSLMTLDTGQHLLGLVAPALCADAATLRRVCSELQRDIAGQAQESEQDGEPASHLSFSEWQNELREELTERDHPAATFWEKHGTTAGAAVTLPFEGHANAAQAFDPASLELALNGERLSRLDAAARELGCSLEGLLLATWSAELWKLTGQTDFVLGLQSDGREHEELAEVVGPLSRWVPLRVRLDAAQPLGELALQLQQAQREALEWQRYYVWPAADGERVPGRDFPAIGFRWEDLPETPHAGAGVLRLESARAYVDQSKLCLCCVRTRSTLTLELQYDRSRFPPAAAEQVIGQLEALLEQIAGSPRARLDGLDAVSPRERARLLVDFNATAREYPARCVHTWMEEQAARHPDRVALVYEERTLTYAQLDAWANRVAHALRRRGVGPEMRVGLYLNRSLEIMVGILAVLKSGAAYVPLDPGQPRQRLAGLLDDIQAKVLLTQRRLRETVPEAEGREVLCLDEEATFAGEPTRAPPCGALPEHPAYVLFTSGSTGRPKGVVVEHRQLHNYVASVMERLDLPEGAAYATVSTFSADLGNTVIFPALCLGGTLHVISAERVSDPAAFVEYLQRNPIDVLKIVPSHLRALASAGTAGALLPRQRLILGGEATPRAWAEELQAQAPGCRIYNHYGPTETTVGVMTFHLDPSRPLAELSTLPLERPIDNTQVYVLDARLRPVAVGMSGELYVGGAALARGYLNRPDLTAQSFVPNPFSATPGTRMYRTGDLARHLPDGTLEHLGRADNQVKYHGYRIELNELRHALNQHPQVRDSVMMLKRDTNGNEVLVAYYVSRQEQEHAQLRAFLAERLIEEVLPNVYVHLKKLPLTLNGKVNHEALPSLEEARRRQRSQLVAPRTPVEATLADIWCQVLNLKEVSVTDNFFSVGGDSILGILVVSKADQAGLKLTPRQLFKHQTIAELASVAAQAPASPDDEGPVSGPLPLTQIQRWFLEQEVPDLDGWGIVVPLEARQPLDPSRLQQALTALLNHHDVLRLRVTRNGSGWEAHMAPPGAPMPFTRIDLASVPDALLEERFQALGHELQAKLRLDGGPVVVTALLELGPHRPSRLMIAAHRLVVDGVSWRVLFEQLQLAYEQLGGGSECKLPPRTTSVRAWLERLQGYADSPRLREELAHWTAQEKEQPWPLPVERPGPLVPTSLERELTHALSSEESRLLLNELPEAYRCEIGELLIATLAWTLHEWTGHPEVLLDIEGHGREDVFEDVDLSRTVGWLTSLYPVRLTPERVGPSATVRTVKEQLRSVPNRGLGYGVLRYLSPDAELRARLARAPQAEVLFRYVGQYHLAGPWFTVLDHPEQRAPTRQHKLAVIARVADGQLHVTWYFSTDMYETTTVERLSARYLDTLRTLLAERGVPERQVLAPSDFPLAGLDQSKLDKLLGKLKK